In Musa acuminata AAA Group cultivar baxijiao chromosome BXJ2-8, Cavendish_Baxijiao_AAA, whole genome shotgun sequence, one genomic interval encodes:
- the LOC135618528 gene encoding cyclin-dependent kinase G-2-like isoform X1 encodes MAAGEHGGHRDREVRAREADVEAYRRKDYYRDRLRDGGRDRDRGREARDRVSITQRDIRVRGGANGSYRSPLSSNSSGGSGRSRKINQLSGRDVDRETGELSSGSGSDDAEAPVSKIRENDSQENGDYSASIGKRKFSPIIWDRADNKQPTVATSSGKSNKLEHVSLPPPPPLPQGFVPPHSIEVVRPAVGHALPLDVDVSVDPPQEQLANNEQKGWSLDEYEEELAPARSISFSRWADGNSALDDEEDELMKDDLTLKKRKITPLSDSVGKQLQKKTPTPELGEVIVRENSRVYPSMLSDSEGENGNDDRGIYFERNDHMNVDSNVSNADTGDQSSDTDSETDVDRAKTQVPSQPPQRCMNMLQGCRSVDEFERLNKIDEGTYGVVYRAKDKKTGEIVALKKVKMEKEREGFPLTSLREINILLSFHHPSIVDVKEVVVGSSLDSIFMVMEYMEHDLKGLMETMKQPFSQSEVKCLMLQLFSGVKYLHDNWVLHRDLKTSNILLNNRGELKICDFGLSRQYGSPLKPYTHLVVTLWYRAPELLLGAKEYSTAVDMWSLGCIMAELLAKEPLFSGKTEFDQLDKIFKTLGTPNEKIWPGFAKLPGVKVNFVKQPYNRLREKFPPTSFSGCPTLSEAGFDLLNQLLTYDPEKRITAEAAVNHRWFCEVPLPKSKEFMPTYPAQHAQDRRLRRVTKSPDPLAEQRMKELQQGELGLPTLFG; translated from the exons ATGGCAGCCGGTGAACATGGTGGTCACCGAGATCGCGAGGTCCGGGCTCGGGAAGCAGATGTAGAAGCCTATAGGAGGAAGGATTATTATCGCGATCGTCTCCGTGATGGAGGTCGCGATAGGGACCGTGGCCGGGAGGCACGTGATAGGGTTAGTATTACACAAAGAGACATCAGGGTGAGAGGAGGGGCGAATGGCTCCTACCGCTCTCCCTTGTCGAGCAATTCGAGTGGTGGAAGCGGTCGTAGTCGAAAAATAAACCAACTTTCTGGGAGAGACGTCGACCGCGAGACTGGGGAGTTGTCCAGTGGGAGTGGATCGGATGATGCTGAAGCACCTGTTTCAAAGATCAGAGAGAATGATTCTCAGGAGAATGGTGATTATTCCGCGTCTATTGGGAAGAGGAAATTCTCTCCAATCATTTGGGACAGGGCTGACAATAAGCAACCCACTGTGGCTACTTCCAGTGGTAAGAGTAACAAGCTTGAACATGTTTCCCTGCCTCCACCGCCTCCATTGCCTCAGGGCTTTGTACCGCCACATTCCATTGAGGTTGTTCGACCAGCCGTAGGGCATGCATTGCCCTTAGATGTAGATGTCTCTGTAGATCCTCCTCAGGAACAGTTGGCAAATAATGAACAGAAAGGCTGGTCGTTAGATGAGTATGAAGAGGAACTTGCACCAGCTCGGAGTATTTCTTTCTCCAGATGGGCAGATGGAAACAGTGCGCTTGATGATGAAGAGGATGAATTGATGAAGGATGATCTTAcacttaaaaagagaaaaatcacACCTTTGTCTGATTCAGTAGGGAAACAGTTGCAAAAGAAAACGCCAACTCCTGAGCTAGGTGAGGTTATTGTGAGAGAAAATTCTAGGGTATATCCGTCCATGCTATCTGATTCAGAAGGAGAGAATGGAAATGATGACCGGGGGATTTACTTTGAAAGAAATGATCATATGAATGTTGACAGCAATGTATCTAATGCAGACACTGGTGATCAATCATCTGATACTGACTCTGAAACTGATGTTGATAGAGCCAAGACGCAGGTACCATCACAACCACCTCAAAGATGTATGAACATGCTGCAAGGTTGTAGAAGTGTTGATGAGTTTGAGAGGCTTAATAAAATAGACGAAGGCACTTATGGTGTTGTGTACAGAGCAAAGGACAAAAAAACTGGGGAGATAGTGGCATTGAAAAAAGTGAAAATGGAAAAGGAGAGGGAGGGTTTTCCACTGACCTCACTTAGAGAGATAAATATTTTGTTATCTTTTCATCATCCTTCAATTGTGGATGTTAAGGAGGTTGTTGTTGGTAGCAGCCTTGACAGTATTTTTATGGTTATGGAATATATGGAACATGACTTAAAAGGGCTGATGGAGACTATGAAGCAGCCGTTTAGTCAGAGTGAGGTAAAATGTTTGATGTTGCAGCTGTTTTCAGGTGTCAAGTACCTTCATGATAATTGGGTCCTTCATAG GGATTTGAAGACATCAAATATCCTTTTAAACAATCGTGGAGAATTGAAGATATGTGATTTTGGTTTGTCTCGCCAGTACGGCAGCCCACTGAAACCTTACACTCACTTGGTGGTGACATTATGGTACAG AGCCCCAGAACTTCTTTTAGGAGCAAAGGAGTATTCAACAGCTGTTGACATGTGGTCCTTAGGATGCATAATGGCTGAACTTCTAGCAAAAGAACCATTATTCAGCGGAAAAACTGAGTTTGATCAACTTGACAAG ATATTCAAGACACTTGGTACCCCGAACGAGAAGATTTGGCCTGGGTTTGCCAAATTACCTGGCGTTAAAGTTAATTTTGTCAAGCAGCC GTATAATAGACTACGAGAAAAGTTTCCTCCCACTTCTTTTTCTGGATGTCCAACCCTGTCTGAAGCTGGATTTGACTTACTAAACCAACTTCTGACTTATGACCCGGAGAAG AGAATAACAGCAGAAGCTGCCGTTAATCATCGTTGGTTCTGTGAGGTTCCATTGCCTAAATCTAAGGAATTTATGCCTACTTATCCTGCTCAGCATGCTCAAGACAG GCGTCTACGAAGAGTAACGAAGAGCCCTGATCCACTTGCAGAGCAAAGGATGAAGGAATTGCAACAAGGGGAACTAGGTCTTCCTACCCTGTTTGGTTAG
- the LOC135618528 gene encoding cyclin-dependent kinase G-2-like isoform X2 — protein MAAGEHGGHRDREVRAREADVEAYRRKDYYRDRLRDGGRDRDRGREARDRVSITQRDIRVRGGANGSYRSPLSSNSSGGSGRSRKINQLSGRDVDRETGELSSGSGSDDAEAPVSKIRENDSQENGDYSASIGKRKFSPIIWDRADNKQPTVATSSGKSNKLEHVSLPPPPPLPQGFVPPHSIEVVRPAVGHALPLDVDVSVDPPQEQLANNEQKGWSLDEYEEELAPARSISFSRWADGNSALDDEEDELMKDDLTLKKRKITPLSDSVGKQLQKKTPTPELGEVIVRENSRVYPSMLSDSEGENGNDDRGIYFERNDHMNVDSNVSNADTGDQSSDTDSETDVDRAKTQVPSQPPQRCMNMLQGCRSVDEFERLNKIDEGTYGVVYRAKDKKTGEIVALKKVKMEKEREGFPLTSLREINILLSFHHPSIVDVKEVVVGSSLDSIFMVMEYMEHDLKGLMETMKQPFSQSEVKCLMLQLFSGVKYLHDNWVLHRDLKTSNILLNNRGELKICDFGLSRQYGSPLKPYTHLVVTLWYRAPELLLGAKEYSTAVDMWSLGCIMAELLAKEPLFSGKTEFDQLDKIFKTLGTPNEKIWPGFAKLPGVKVNFVKQPPRALDDHA, from the exons ATGGCAGCCGGTGAACATGGTGGTCACCGAGATCGCGAGGTCCGGGCTCGGGAAGCAGATGTAGAAGCCTATAGGAGGAAGGATTATTATCGCGATCGTCTCCGTGATGGAGGTCGCGATAGGGACCGTGGCCGGGAGGCACGTGATAGGGTTAGTATTACACAAAGAGACATCAGGGTGAGAGGAGGGGCGAATGGCTCCTACCGCTCTCCCTTGTCGAGCAATTCGAGTGGTGGAAGCGGTCGTAGTCGAAAAATAAACCAACTTTCTGGGAGAGACGTCGACCGCGAGACTGGGGAGTTGTCCAGTGGGAGTGGATCGGATGATGCTGAAGCACCTGTTTCAAAGATCAGAGAGAATGATTCTCAGGAGAATGGTGATTATTCCGCGTCTATTGGGAAGAGGAAATTCTCTCCAATCATTTGGGACAGGGCTGACAATAAGCAACCCACTGTGGCTACTTCCAGTGGTAAGAGTAACAAGCTTGAACATGTTTCCCTGCCTCCACCGCCTCCATTGCCTCAGGGCTTTGTACCGCCACATTCCATTGAGGTTGTTCGACCAGCCGTAGGGCATGCATTGCCCTTAGATGTAGATGTCTCTGTAGATCCTCCTCAGGAACAGTTGGCAAATAATGAACAGAAAGGCTGGTCGTTAGATGAGTATGAAGAGGAACTTGCACCAGCTCGGAGTATTTCTTTCTCCAGATGGGCAGATGGAAACAGTGCGCTTGATGATGAAGAGGATGAATTGATGAAGGATGATCTTAcacttaaaaagagaaaaatcacACCTTTGTCTGATTCAGTAGGGAAACAGTTGCAAAAGAAAACGCCAACTCCTGAGCTAGGTGAGGTTATTGTGAGAGAAAATTCTAGGGTATATCCGTCCATGCTATCTGATTCAGAAGGAGAGAATGGAAATGATGACCGGGGGATTTACTTTGAAAGAAATGATCATATGAATGTTGACAGCAATGTATCTAATGCAGACACTGGTGATCAATCATCTGATACTGACTCTGAAACTGATGTTGATAGAGCCAAGACGCAGGTACCATCACAACCACCTCAAAGATGTATGAACATGCTGCAAGGTTGTAGAAGTGTTGATGAGTTTGAGAGGCTTAATAAAATAGACGAAGGCACTTATGGTGTTGTGTACAGAGCAAAGGACAAAAAAACTGGGGAGATAGTGGCATTGAAAAAAGTGAAAATGGAAAAGGAGAGGGAGGGTTTTCCACTGACCTCACTTAGAGAGATAAATATTTTGTTATCTTTTCATCATCCTTCAATTGTGGATGTTAAGGAGGTTGTTGTTGGTAGCAGCCTTGACAGTATTTTTATGGTTATGGAATATATGGAACATGACTTAAAAGGGCTGATGGAGACTATGAAGCAGCCGTTTAGTCAGAGTGAGGTAAAATGTTTGATGTTGCAGCTGTTTTCAGGTGTCAAGTACCTTCATGATAATTGGGTCCTTCATAG GGATTTGAAGACATCAAATATCCTTTTAAACAATCGTGGAGAATTGAAGATATGTGATTTTGGTTTGTCTCGCCAGTACGGCAGCCCACTGAAACCTTACACTCACTTGGTGGTGACATTATGGTACAG AGCCCCAGAACTTCTTTTAGGAGCAAAGGAGTATTCAACAGCTGTTGACATGTGGTCCTTAGGATGCATAATGGCTGAACTTCTAGCAAAAGAACCATTATTCAGCGGAAAAACTGAGTTTGATCAACTTGACAAG ATATTCAAGACACTTGGTACCCCGAACGAGAAGATTTGGCCTGGGTTTGCCAAATTACCTGGCGTTAAAGTTAATTTTGTCAAGCAGCC GCCTCGAGCTCTGGATGATCATGCCTAA
- the LOC135618528 gene encoding cyclin-dependent kinase G-2-like isoform X3 — translation MAAGEHGGHRDREVRAREADVEAYRRKDYYRDRLRDGGRDRDRGREARDRVSITQRDIRVRGGANGSYRSPLSSNSSGGSGRSRKINQLSGRDVDRETGELSSGSGSDDAEAPVSKIRENDSQENGDYSASIGKRKFSPIIWDRADNKQPTVATSSGKSNKLEHVSLPPPPPLPQGFVPPHSIEVVRPAVGHALPLDVDVSVDPPQEQLANNEQKGWSLDEYEEELAPARSISFSRWADGNSALDDEEDELMKDDLTLKKRKITPLSDSVGKQLQKKTPTPELGEVIVRENSRVYPSMLSDSEGENGNDDRGIYFERNDHMNVDSNVSNADTGDQSSDTDSETDVDRAKTQVPSQPPQRCMNMLQGCRSVDEFERLNKIDEGTYGVVYRAKDKKTGEIVALKKVKMEKEREGFPLTSLREINILLSFHHPSIVDVKEVVVGSSLDSIFMVMEYMEHDLKGLMETMKQPFSQSEVKCLMLQLFSGVKYLHDNWVLHRDLKTSNILLNNRGELKICDFGLSRQYGSPLKPYTHLVVTLWYRAPELLLGAKEYSTAVDMWSLGCIMAELLAKEPLFSGKTEFDQLDKIFKTLGTPNEKIWPGFAKLPGVKVNFVKQP, via the exons ATGGCAGCCGGTGAACATGGTGGTCACCGAGATCGCGAGGTCCGGGCTCGGGAAGCAGATGTAGAAGCCTATAGGAGGAAGGATTATTATCGCGATCGTCTCCGTGATGGAGGTCGCGATAGGGACCGTGGCCGGGAGGCACGTGATAGGGTTAGTATTACACAAAGAGACATCAGGGTGAGAGGAGGGGCGAATGGCTCCTACCGCTCTCCCTTGTCGAGCAATTCGAGTGGTGGAAGCGGTCGTAGTCGAAAAATAAACCAACTTTCTGGGAGAGACGTCGACCGCGAGACTGGGGAGTTGTCCAGTGGGAGTGGATCGGATGATGCTGAAGCACCTGTTTCAAAGATCAGAGAGAATGATTCTCAGGAGAATGGTGATTATTCCGCGTCTATTGGGAAGAGGAAATTCTCTCCAATCATTTGGGACAGGGCTGACAATAAGCAACCCACTGTGGCTACTTCCAGTGGTAAGAGTAACAAGCTTGAACATGTTTCCCTGCCTCCACCGCCTCCATTGCCTCAGGGCTTTGTACCGCCACATTCCATTGAGGTTGTTCGACCAGCCGTAGGGCATGCATTGCCCTTAGATGTAGATGTCTCTGTAGATCCTCCTCAGGAACAGTTGGCAAATAATGAACAGAAAGGCTGGTCGTTAGATGAGTATGAAGAGGAACTTGCACCAGCTCGGAGTATTTCTTTCTCCAGATGGGCAGATGGAAACAGTGCGCTTGATGATGAAGAGGATGAATTGATGAAGGATGATCTTAcacttaaaaagagaaaaatcacACCTTTGTCTGATTCAGTAGGGAAACAGTTGCAAAAGAAAACGCCAACTCCTGAGCTAGGTGAGGTTATTGTGAGAGAAAATTCTAGGGTATATCCGTCCATGCTATCTGATTCAGAAGGAGAGAATGGAAATGATGACCGGGGGATTTACTTTGAAAGAAATGATCATATGAATGTTGACAGCAATGTATCTAATGCAGACACTGGTGATCAATCATCTGATACTGACTCTGAAACTGATGTTGATAGAGCCAAGACGCAGGTACCATCACAACCACCTCAAAGATGTATGAACATGCTGCAAGGTTGTAGAAGTGTTGATGAGTTTGAGAGGCTTAATAAAATAGACGAAGGCACTTATGGTGTTGTGTACAGAGCAAAGGACAAAAAAACTGGGGAGATAGTGGCATTGAAAAAAGTGAAAATGGAAAAGGAGAGGGAGGGTTTTCCACTGACCTCACTTAGAGAGATAAATATTTTGTTATCTTTTCATCATCCTTCAATTGTGGATGTTAAGGAGGTTGTTGTTGGTAGCAGCCTTGACAGTATTTTTATGGTTATGGAATATATGGAACATGACTTAAAAGGGCTGATGGAGACTATGAAGCAGCCGTTTAGTCAGAGTGAGGTAAAATGTTTGATGTTGCAGCTGTTTTCAGGTGTCAAGTACCTTCATGATAATTGGGTCCTTCATAG GGATTTGAAGACATCAAATATCCTTTTAAACAATCGTGGAGAATTGAAGATATGTGATTTTGGTTTGTCTCGCCAGTACGGCAGCCCACTGAAACCTTACACTCACTTGGTGGTGACATTATGGTACAG AGCCCCAGAACTTCTTTTAGGAGCAAAGGAGTATTCAACAGCTGTTGACATGTGGTCCTTAGGATGCATAATGGCTGAACTTCTAGCAAAAGAACCATTATTCAGCGGAAAAACTGAGTTTGATCAACTTGACAAG ATATTCAAGACACTTGGTACCCCGAACGAGAAGATTTGGCCTGGGTTTGCCAAATTACCTGGCGTTAAAGTTAATTTTGTCAAGCAGCCGTAA